From Musa acuminata AAA Group cultivar baxijiao chromosome BXJ3-8, Cavendish_Baxijiao_AAA, whole genome shotgun sequence, one genomic window encodes:
- the LOC135645017 gene encoding polyphenol oxidase, chloroplastic-like, with translation MSTGAAIVLSATAAGAASACLLQRQRSRRLPRVSCHRGSHDRSEDPRPTLLQRRGLLIVGLGGLCSVAAGPIVLAEPVDSSKLTAMETEDELLRVEEFGTQPRRLDPTRPLRVLVARPKKSRTKAEKEQEVEVLQINGIRVDPRSATRFDVYIAAPRGDLAGPGLGEFAGIFLKLPYKREDSVVVRTAGLKLGLTSLLDDMNADDAEKLVVSLVLRAGDVTVGDISIDLRKTDMARDM, from the exons ATGTCCACCGGAGCGGCCATCGTGCTGAGCGCCACTGCCGCCGGCGCTGCCTCTGCGTGCCTCCTCCAGCGACAGCGCTCCCGCCGCCTCCCTCGCGTGTCATGCCACCGGGGAAGCCACGATCGAAGCGAGGATCCTCGGCCGACCCTGCTGCAACGGCGAGGCTTGCTGATCGTCGGTTTGGGAGGGCTATGCAGCGTGGCCGCGGGGCCGATCGTGCTCGCGGAGCCG GTGGATTCGTCCAAGCTAACGGCGATGGAGACCGAGGACGAGCTGCTGCGCGTGGAGGAGTTCGGAACGCAGCCCCGGAGGTTGGACCCCACCAGGCCGCTCCGGGTGTTGGTGGCGAGGCCCAAGAAGAGCCGCACCAAGGCGGAGAAGGAGCAGGAGGTGGAGGTACTTCAGATCAACGGCATACGGGTGGATCCGAGAAGCGCAACTCGCTTCGATGTCTACATCGCTGCCCCGCGCGGCGACCTCGCAGGGCCGGGTCTTGGGGAGTTCGCAGGCATCTTCCTGAAGCTGCCGTACAAAAGGGAGGACAGCGTCGTCGTGAGGACGGCAGGTCTCAAGCTGGGCCTCACCTCACTGTTGGACGACATGAATGCCGATGACGCTGAAAAGCTGGTGGTCTCTTTGGTTCTTCGTGCGGGCGACGTTACTGTGGGAGATATTAGTATCGATCTGAGGAAGACTGACATGGCCAGAGATATGTAG
- the LOC135644603 gene encoding uncharacterized protein LOC135644603: MQGLSTSCVQQRFALIRCCDLKDKKSRRRKTREERRTLVESFIDKYRTLNNGKFPSLNLTHKEVGGSFYIVREIVRDIIQGNKVLGPGSPSMKALTLEDCSEEHESENFAINPHYEVFTSSIELAVDEKQIERSSQAHLGEDNEQLVLPDFNEIIVSGQNNHLFSHVVEHSPDHLQQCSSGDNEHDRLINTESKEVNLRKPSSWTYDETGNNEESRSAVHGDIERNKFHQVKQPEPLYETLSITSPEEELLLNEDVKNNCKSLAETVNMSTENGNYETSTADALPEEKVFISSLTTSDQLFSNSASSEEEFSSLVSSAMKTDSDELVTPQDVASIQSLSNVQEESSNDELSIPNGTELVENTFPSLDDKVTNSMSQVSENPIFPPSGILQAEAPPVPKVYDMEISRQKTECASPESLLPTMQEISTIPLKTGHKTEDNRMDRSSSKSANANEEIQSKTNPVWNAIKAFVTGFIKFWSE, translated from the exons ATGCAGGGTCTAAGCACTAGCTGTGTTCAGCAAAGATTTGCTTTAATTAGATGCTGTGATTTGAAAGACAAGAAGTCTCGGCGTCGAAAAACAAGGGAGGAAAGGAGAACATTGGTGGAGTCTTTTATAGACAA GTACCGAACATTAAATAATGGAAAATTTCCTTCTCTTAATCTAACACACAAGGAAGTCGGTGGGTCTTTCTACATAGTAAGGGAGATTGTTCGAGATATAATTCAGGGGAATAAGGTGCTGGGTCCTGGTAGTCCAAGTATGAAAGCACTTACCCTTGAAGATTGCTCGGAGGAACATGAGTCAGAAAATTTTGCCATCAATCCTCACTATGAAGTGTTTACATCATCTATTGAGCTTGCAGTTGATGAGAAGCAGATAGAAAGATCCTCTCAAGCACACCTGGGCGAAGACAATGAACAATTAGTACTACCTGATTTCAATGAAATTATTGTATCTGGTCAAAATAATCATTTGTTCTCTCATGTCGTAGAGCACAGTCCCGATCATTTACAGCAATGCTCCAGTGGTGATAATGAGCATGATCGTCTAATCAACACAGAGTCCAAGGAAGTGAACTTGAGAAAGCCATCATCGTGGACATATGACGAGACAGGAAACAATGAAGAAAGTCGTTCTGCAGTTCACGGTGATATAGAAAGAAACAAATTTCATCAGGTTAAGCAACCAGAACCCTTGTATGAGACTTTGTCAATTACTTCTCCAGAAGAAGAGCTGCTGCTGAATGAAGATGTAAAAAACAATTGCAAGAGTCTTGCTGAGACAGTTAACATGTCAACAGAAAATGGGAATTATGAGACTAGTACGGCAGATGCTTTACCAGAAGAAAAGGTTTTTATAAGCTCATTGACCACATCTGATCAATTGTTTAGTAATTCAGCTTCCTCTGAGGAAGAATTCTCTTCATTGGTATCTTCTGCTATGAAGACTGACTCAGACGAATTAGTTACACCCCAGGATGTTGCGAGTATCCAAAGTTTGTCCAATGTGCAGGAAGAGTCATCCAATGACGAGCTTTCCATTCCAAATGGAACCGAGCTTGTAGAAAATACCTTTCCCAGTTTAGATGATAAAGTAACAAACTCCATGTCGCAGGTATCAGAAAATCCGATTTTCCCTCCATCTGGCATTTTGCAGGCTGAG GCACCACCTGTGCCTAAGGTTTATGATATGGAGATTTCCAGGCAAAAAACTGAATGTGCTTCTCCCGAATCACTTTTGCCAACCATGCAGGAAATATCAACGATTCCATTAAAGACTGGGCATAAAACTGAAGATAACAGGATGGACAGGAGTAGCAG CAAGTCTGCAAATGCTAACGAGGAGATCCAGTCCAAAACCAATCCAGTGTGGAATGCAATAAAAGCTTTTGTGACTGGTTTTATCAAGTTTTGGTCCGAGTAG